A stretch of the uncultured Desulfovibrio sp. genome encodes the following:
- a CDS encoding DUF4125 family protein yields the protein MQENFDREAALAEIIERELAMFLATNNEGGVSECQTRPDTFRAMRKMAHSAHEDAVLDSYLADLRQAEVNSRNLMVEKYARMDDRLPPLSTSPLLDEIADAEEAFLHEAQTRYPHVIKSNGQGMFRRYLRCELETLSDRTLELYAAQVRRARQQGRNLVVERHDFLMRLLGKGGIEACEAAAQGK from the coding sequence ATGCAGGAAAATTTTGATCGGGAAGCAGCACTTGCCGAGATCATTGAACGCGAGCTTGCCATGTTTTTGGCCACCAACAACGAGGGCGGCGTTTCAGAATGCCAGACCCGGCCAGACACCTTTCGCGCCATGCGCAAAATGGCCCATTCCGCGCACGAAGATGCCGTGCTGGATTCGTACCTTGCCGATTTGCGGCAGGCGGAAGTGAACAGCCGCAATCTTATGGTTGAAAAATACGCCCGCATGGACGACCGTTTGCCGCCCCTTAGCACAAGCCCGCTACTGGATGAAATCGCCGATGCCGAAGAGGCCTTTCTGCATGAGGCTCAGACGCGCTATCCGCACGTCATAAAAAGCAACGGTCAGGGTATGTTTCGCCGTTACCTGCGCTGCGAGCTTGAAACTCTTTCGGACAGAACGCTGGAACTCTACGCCGCGCAGGTGCGCCGCGCGCGCCAGCAAGGCCGCAACCTTGTGGTGGAACGGCACGATTTTTTGATGCGCCTGCTGGGCAAGGGCGGCATTGAAGCCTGCGAAGCCGCAGCACAGGGCAAATAG